Proteins from one Ketobacter alkanivorans genomic window:
- a CDS encoding DUF1871 family protein, with protein sequence MEMDYQRIKQQFPQRWQQAEAAINHADPVGLVHAGAKDAYDQEVAAIVMRMGAVFSDAALAKLIQSVFVAKFGEVGDAEVYENIALRISESR encoded by the coding sequence ATGGAGATGGACTATCAAAGAATAAAACAGCAATTTCCACAACGCTGGCAGCAGGCGGAAGCAGCGATTAACCATGCGGACCCCGTTGGGCTTGTGCATGCTGGTGCCAAAGATGCGTACGATCAGGAGGTGGCTGCAATTGTTATGCGAATGGGGGCGGTGTTCTCGGATGCTGCACTGGCCAAGTTGATACAGAGCGTGTTTGTAGCAAAGTTTGGGGAGGTGGGCGATGCTGAAGTGTATGAAAACATCGCCCTGCGCATCAGCGAATCAAGGTGA
- a CDS encoding Fe2+-dependent dioxygenase has protein sequence MLIVIENVLTPDEVHQYRQQLDQAEWEAGSSTAGDIARAVKTNQQLPDDTALAITLGNHLVTRLGTHPQFISAALPQTIYPPKFNRYRDGGHYGVHVDSAIMHLPGKPDSMRTDLSATVFLTQPEDYEGGELIIEGKFGAQSVKLNAGDMVLYPSSSLHQVLPVTQGQRVCSFFWLQSMVRDEAARELLYDLDQSIQSVRTELQPNHPEVARLTGIYHNLLRRWALG, from the coding sequence ATGCTCATCGTGATTGAAAATGTACTGACGCCGGATGAGGTTCACCAGTATCGCCAACAACTGGATCAAGCCGAATGGGAGGCGGGTAGCAGCACCGCCGGTGACATTGCCAGAGCGGTAAAAACCAATCAACAGCTGCCCGATGACACCGCTCTTGCCATTACGCTGGGTAATCATCTTGTTACCCGCCTGGGTACGCATCCGCAATTTATCTCTGCTGCATTGCCGCAGACCATTTACCCGCCCAAGTTTAATCGATACCGCGATGGAGGCCATTATGGTGTTCATGTGGACAGTGCCATTATGCACCTGCCAGGCAAGCCAGACAGCATGCGCACCGATCTGTCAGCGACGGTGTTTCTCACTCAGCCAGAGGATTACGAAGGTGGCGAGCTGATCATTGAAGGTAAGTTCGGCGCGCAATCGGTAAAACTCAACGCAGGGGACATGGTATTGTACCCCTCATCAAGCCTGCATCAGGTGCTGCCGGTAACACAGGGGCAGCGCGTGTGCTCTTTCTTCTGGCTGCAAAGCATGGTGCGGGATGAAGCAGCCCGAGAGCTGCTCTACGACTTGGATCAGAGCATTCAATCGGTGCGCACCGAGCTGCAACCAAATCACCCAGAGGTTGCGAGGCTTACCGGCATTTACCACAACCTGCTACGACGCTGGGCGCTAGGGTGA
- the trxA gene encoding thioredoxin, which yields MIRTCSHCQTKNRIPARYLAATGKCGQCKTPLPPQSTPIDVDAASFDDIINNATVPVLVDFWAEWCGPCKMAAPEFAKAAQALAGKAILLKVNTETQQQLAARYGIRSIPNFKLFVGGDMKFDQAGALSAAQIQQLVGQYQQ from the coding sequence GTGATTCGAACCTGCTCCCATTGTCAGACCAAAAACCGCATTCCAGCCCGCTATCTTGCCGCCACCGGCAAGTGCGGCCAATGCAAAACCCCGCTGCCGCCCCAGTCGACACCCATAGATGTGGACGCCGCCAGCTTCGATGACATTATCAATAACGCCACGGTGCCGGTGTTGGTGGATTTCTGGGCCGAGTGGTGCGGCCCCTGCAAAATGGCAGCGCCGGAATTTGCCAAAGCGGCACAAGCCCTGGCAGGCAAGGCTATCTTATTGAAAGTGAACACCGAAACCCAACAGCAACTGGCGGCCCGCTATGGCATCCGCAGCATCCCCAATTTCAAATTGTTTGTCGGCGGGGATATGAAGTTCGACCAAGCCGGTGCCTTATCCGCCGCACAGATTCAGCAATTGGTCGGCCAGTATCAACAGTGA
- a CDS encoding TonB-dependent receptor: protein MSVDSRQIQRPLSLREPAIKASLTTKKTTLALGISALMLSPVAMAQEEEAIELDTLKIEDRTIDTNPYAEPGAPYKAKVSGDQRHIKPIAETPQTMTVLTETQIQESGRTDLKEILQAQPGITIGTGENGNAFGDRYIIRGHEARSDVFVDGLRDPGMTTRESFATEQVEITKGPSSTFGGRGTTGGAVNSVTKQASTEYNFTELSGGVGTDNYYRATVDSNQVLSDTVAIRANLLQTAEDVPDRDPADRERTGAALSASFQASDKLNVIADYYYLDAKDKPDLGTYIMPDGGKPVKDIPVYAQDEDFQDSEINAFTLRVGYEVNDQFRVQNSLRYGTTDNGYMTTGARGRDRDISDPVAPGAYTVSLSTHQGWQEAEYFVDQLNFYFNTVEASGIAHSFIFGLEYSDYKVLNGVYDRTDTGATNCVLPGRGSNPASGGYCIMDANGDWVSDATSLIQRDIQKGDWDSDWNIETMSASIMDTIDFNDVFSMFLGLRYDRYDYSNGFYQRGSEDVTDFYNTDSFWNGHVGLVYDVAENGNVYLTWSTSSDINGGESDLGGNCGYGGACGSTLGEFQSASPERTVNWELGTKWNIFDEKLLATLAIFRINKDDVMEGEGYDTVGTLNSGENRVQGVEASLVGNITAKLSTQLGVSMMESKVLDSYNPENIGRALSNFADDSAFLQLRYQLLDQFAFGGTATYKSEMYAGQPDSAAGWDNDINDYSYTVPSYTVFDVFAVYDVTDNLNARLNVTNVTDKDYYLAAYRSGSFTYIGDARRAVLTLTYQM from the coding sequence ATGTCTGTTGACTCACGGCAAATTCAGCGGCCCTTGAGCCTGCGTGAACCTGCGATCAAAGCTTCACTGACCACCAAAAAAACCACCTTGGCATTGGGTATATCCGCCCTGATGTTGAGCCCGGTTGCCATGGCTCAGGAAGAGGAAGCCATTGAACTGGATACACTGAAGATCGAAGATCGAACCATCGACACCAACCCCTATGCAGAGCCAGGGGCACCCTATAAGGCAAAAGTGTCTGGTGATCAGCGCCATATCAAACCTATTGCTGAAACACCGCAAACCATGACGGTACTGACCGAAACCCAGATTCAGGAATCGGGCCGCACCGATTTGAAAGAAATTCTGCAGGCTCAGCCCGGTATCACGATCGGCACAGGGGAAAACGGCAACGCCTTTGGTGATCGCTATATTATCCGTGGCCACGAAGCCCGCAGCGATGTGTTCGTTGATGGTTTGCGTGACCCAGGCATGACCACCCGTGAAAGCTTTGCCACCGAGCAAGTGGAAATTACCAAAGGCCCAAGCTCCACGTTTGGTGGGCGTGGCACCACCGGTGGCGCGGTTAACAGCGTAACCAAACAGGCCAGCACAGAATATAACTTTACTGAGCTTTCTGGTGGTGTGGGTACCGACAACTACTATCGTGCCACGGTGGATTCCAATCAGGTGTTGAGCGATACCGTAGCCATTCGCGCCAACCTGCTGCAAACCGCCGAAGATGTGCCTGATCGTGATCCGGCTGATCGTGAGCGTACCGGTGCTGCGCTGTCTGCGTCTTTCCAGGCGTCCGACAAGTTGAACGTTATTGCCGATTATTACTATCTGGATGCCAAAGATAAGCCTGATCTGGGCACCTATATCATGCCTGATGGTGGTAAGCCGGTGAAAGACATCCCTGTGTATGCGCAGGATGAAGATTTTCAGGATTCGGAAATTAACGCATTTACGCTGCGAGTGGGATACGAGGTCAATGACCAGTTCCGCGTTCAAAACTCGCTGCGTTACGGCACCACTGATAATGGATATATGACCACCGGTGCGCGAGGTCGTGATCGCGACATTAGTGACCCTGTTGCGCCGGGTGCTTATACCGTCAGCCTGTCTACACACCAGGGCTGGCAAGAGGCGGAATACTTCGTTGATCAGCTCAACTTTTACTTTAATACAGTTGAGGCTTCCGGCATTGCTCACAGCTTCATCTTTGGATTGGAGTATTCAGACTACAAAGTGCTAAACGGCGTGTATGATCGAACCGACACGGGTGCCACCAATTGCGTATTGCCAGGTCGTGGTTCGAATCCTGCTTCCGGCGGCTATTGTATTATGGATGCCAACGGCGATTGGGTGAGTGATGCTACCAGCTTGATACAACGCGATATCCAAAAAGGCGACTGGGATTCTGACTGGAATATAGAAACCATGTCTGCTTCAATCATGGACACCATCGACTTTAATGATGTGTTCTCGATGTTCCTGGGGCTTCGCTACGATCGCTATGATTATTCGAATGGCTTCTATCAGCGTGGCTCGGAAGATGTTACCGATTTCTACAATACCGACTCATTCTGGAATGGCCATGTTGGCTTGGTGTACGATGTTGCCGAAAATGGCAATGTGTATCTGACTTGGAGCACATCCAGCGACATAAATGGTGGTGAATCCGATCTGGGTGGAAACTGCGGCTATGGCGGTGCATGCGGCTCAACGCTGGGTGAATTCCAAAGCGCTTCACCTGAAAGAACGGTCAATTGGGAGCTTGGTACCAAGTGGAATATCTTCGATGAGAAGCTGTTGGCTACGCTGGCGATCTTCCGCATTAATAAAGACGATGTAATGGAAGGTGAAGGTTACGACACTGTGGGAACATTGAATAGCGGAGAAAACCGCGTGCAAGGTGTTGAAGCGTCGCTGGTAGGAAATATTACGGCTAAACTCAGCACGCAATTAGGGGTCTCGATGATGGAATCGAAAGTATTGGACTCCTATAACCCAGAGAACATCGGCCGCGCACTGAGTAACTTTGCCGATGACAGCGCCTTTCTGCAATTGCGTTATCAGTTGCTGGATCAGTTCGCCTTTGGTGGTACCGCTACTTACAAAAGTGAAATGTACGCGGGCCAGCCTGATTCCGCAGCAGGTTGGGACAATGACATCAACGATTACTCATACACCGTGCCAAGCTACACTGTGTTTGACGTGTTCGCGGTTTATGACGTAACCGACAACCTTAATGCCCGCTTGAATGTCACCAACGTGACCGACAAAGATTACTATCTGGCGGCTTACCGCAGTGGTTCATTCACCTATATAGGTGATGCCCGCCGCGCAGTGCTGACATTGACGTATCAGATGTAA
- a CDS encoding extracellular solute-binding protein codes for MKSAVVVLARLTLILGVLVSPWANAGQEVVVYSARSEGLIKPIFDLYTQQTGVKVVLLNDEAGPLIARLAAEGSRTPADMLMTVDAGNLWYAADQGLLRPIKSRVLEAVVPDQYQDEDNRWFGLSLRARTIVYSKARVQPQQLSTYQDLADPKWKGKLCLRTAKKVYNQSMLAMLMERQGEQATEQMVKGWVSNLAAPVFANDTALIEAIVAGQCDVGIVNTYYFGRLQMANPEIPAALFWPNQSTTGVHVNISGAGVTTHAKSPKAAQALLEWLAKRSAQEAFAGINMEYPVNDATRLDPIVESWGEFKADPLNLEAAGRRQKDAIMLMDRAGYR; via the coding sequence ATGAAAAGTGCAGTTGTTGTTCTGGCTCGTCTTACTTTGATTCTAGGGGTATTGGTTTCCCCTTGGGCTAACGCTGGTCAAGAAGTGGTTGTGTATTCAGCCCGCAGCGAGGGCCTGATCAAACCTATTTTCGATCTCTATACCCAGCAAACCGGGGTCAAGGTGGTGTTGCTCAATGATGAGGCGGGCCCGCTGATCGCGCGACTGGCGGCGGAAGGCTCACGTACACCTGCTGATATGCTGATGACCGTCGACGCCGGCAACCTATGGTATGCCGCCGATCAGGGTTTGCTGCGCCCCATCAAGTCCAGAGTGTTGGAAGCGGTGGTGCCGGATCAGTATCAGGATGAGGATAACCGCTGGTTTGGGTTGTCGTTACGAGCCAGAACCATTGTCTACTCCAAGGCCCGTGTTCAACCGCAACAGCTGTCCACCTACCAGGATCTGGCCGATCCCAAATGGAAAGGTAAGCTGTGTTTGCGCACTGCCAAAAAAGTGTACAACCAATCCATGCTGGCCATGCTGATGGAGCGTCAGGGTGAGCAAGCCACAGAGCAGATGGTAAAGGGGTGGGTGAGCAACCTGGCCGCGCCGGTGTTCGCCAACGATACCGCTCTGATCGAAGCCATTGTGGCCGGCCAATGCGATGTTGGAATCGTCAACACCTACTATTTTGGGCGTCTGCAGATGGCGAATCCCGAGATCCCCGCCGCCCTGTTCTGGCCTAATCAAAGCACCACCGGGGTTCACGTGAACATCTCGGGTGCCGGGGTTACTACCCACGCCAAAAGCCCCAAAGCTGCTCAGGCATTGCTGGAATGGCTGGCCAAGCGCTCCGCGCAAGAGGCTTTTGCGGGGATCAATATGGAGTATCCGGTCAATGATGCCACTCGCCTGGACCCGATTGTGGAATCCTGGGGTGAGTTCAAGGCCGACCCTTTGAACCTGGAAGCGGCTGGGCGTCGACAGAAGGATGCCATTATGTTGATGGACAGGGCAGGGTATCGCTGA
- a CDS encoding ExbD/TolR family protein — protein sequence MTMIPERQQKSLDESLIPLINIVFLLLIFFLIAGQISHQQDQRIQAPESASENTAVHPEWMLEMASDRGLRLNGKRIDLQQLPAQLAALNPVGNQRISVKVDRALLAEDLDKLLEVLRDSGVLSVTLLTRATVQ from the coding sequence ATGACCATGATTCCAGAACGCCAACAAAAGAGTTTGGATGAAAGCCTCATCCCGCTGATTAACATTGTATTCCTGCTATTGATTTTCTTTTTGATCGCCGGACAGATCAGCCACCAACAGGATCAGCGCATACAAGCCCCTGAATCGGCCAGCGAAAATACTGCAGTGCACCCTGAGTGGATGCTTGAAATGGCCTCGGATAGAGGGTTGCGTCTGAACGGCAAGCGAATTGATTTGCAGCAACTACCAGCGCAGTTGGCGGCGCTCAACCCCGTTGGTAATCAGCGCATATCGGTAAAGGTTGATCGAGCCTTGCTGGCCGAAGACCTGGATAAATTGCTGGAAGTGCTGCGAGACAGCGGCGTACTAAGCGTAACACTGCTGACCAGGGCTACGGTGCAATAG
- a CDS encoding VOC family protein, whose product MVLKSSVLRVARPTDKLNEITSMYVSGLGFQLLSSFKDHDGFDGSIIGHPNHAYHLEFTHHAGTMVGRAPTKDNLLVFFMPDHSAWIESCKKMEAAGFISVQSFNSYWDSVGKTFEDADGYRVVLQNAEWVE is encoded by the coding sequence ATGGTTTTAAAATCTTCAGTTCTCAGGGTGGCCAGACCAACAGATAAGTTGAATGAGATTACTTCAATGTATGTCTCCGGTTTAGGCTTCCAACTGCTAAGTAGTTTTAAGGATCACGATGGTTTTGATGGGTCGATCATCGGCCATCCAAATCATGCTTACCATCTAGAGTTCACACATCACGCTGGTACAATGGTTGGCCGAGCGCCAACTAAAGATAATTTGCTGGTTTTCTTTATGCCTGATCATAGTGCATGGATAGAAAGCTGCAAAAAAATGGAAGCAGCTGGATTTATCTCTGTGCAGTCATTTAACAGCTATTGGGATTCTGTTGGTAAGACCTTTGAGGACGCTGATGGGTATCGTGTTGTATTGCAGAACGCTGAGTGGGTAGAGTAA
- a CDS encoding ExbD/TolR family protein: MVTAALGYKPRRRSIGLTALIDVVFILLMFFMLTSNFDQWGAVEFHPMVAAEPNAESKNQLVFLNEDLSLDVKDQGNRKVGSLDHYQQLGAAQMGWFNADAPIILVPEATVSVQDIVSALDSLRALGISSVNYGGAKAP; the protein is encoded by the coding sequence ATGGTGACAGCGGCACTGGGTTACAAGCCAAGACGACGCAGTATCGGCCTCACCGCGCTGATTGATGTGGTTTTTATCTTGCTCATGTTTTTTATGCTCACCTCCAATTTTGATCAATGGGGTGCCGTTGAATTTCATCCGATGGTTGCTGCAGAGCCTAATGCCGAAAGCAAAAACCAGCTGGTGTTTTTGAATGAAGACTTATCCCTGGATGTGAAAGATCAGGGCAATCGCAAGGTCGGCTCCCTTGATCACTATCAGCAATTGGGTGCGGCACAGATGGGTTGGTTCAATGCAGATGCACCCATCATTCTGGTGCCAGAGGCAACGGTGTCCGTGCAGGACATTGTCAGCGCTTTGGACAGCTTGCGCGCATTGGGGATATCCAGTGTGAACTACGGTGGCGCAAAGGCCCCATGA
- a CDS encoding MotA/TolQ/ExbB proton channel family protein: MFPNLIHIAEQGGVVVSILVGLSLIALTVILVKAWQFFRLRPLSAQQMQVLLASVPAGQRHEQAQPTFKRQDLASRLLAHMVALISRQSLSAADLRMESQRKARELLSELTDHLRILEVVANVAPLLGLFGTVLGMIEAFQAMEVAGSQVNPAVLSGGIWQALLTTAVGLAVAIPVSMAHSWFERRVEVQATLLQDVMDRTQLLQTGDVAEISLAVAA, encoded by the coding sequence ATGTTTCCTAATTTAATTCATATCGCCGAACAGGGCGGTGTCGTCGTCAGCATATTGGTAGGCCTATCGTTGATAGCGCTCACCGTCATTCTAGTCAAAGCATGGCAGTTCTTTCGCTTGCGGCCGCTTTCGGCCCAGCAGATGCAAGTGCTTTTAGCCTCTGTGCCTGCCGGGCAGCGTCATGAACAGGCCCAGCCCACCTTCAAACGTCAAGATCTCGCCTCTCGGCTGTTGGCCCACATGGTGGCGCTGATATCACGCCAATCCCTCTCCGCCGCAGATCTGCGCATGGAATCACAACGTAAGGCCCGGGAGCTGCTCAGTGAGCTAACCGATCATCTGCGTATTCTTGAAGTGGTGGCCAATGTCGCACCTCTGCTGGGGCTGTTTGGCACCGTGTTGGGCATGATCGAGGCCTTCCAGGCGATGGAAGTAGCGGGTAGTCAGGTTAATCCTGCGGTGTTGTCCGGTGGCATCTGGCAAGCGCTGCTTACCACGGCAGTGGGGCTGGCGGTCGCGATCCCGGTGTCCATGGCCCACAGCTGGTTCGAACGGCGGGTTGAAGTACAGGCCACCCTGCTGCAGGACGTGATGGATCGCACTCAACTGCTGCAGACAGGCGATGTTGCAGAAATCAGCTTGGCAGTGGCTGCATAA
- a CDS encoding tyrosine-type recombinase/integrase: MATIRERKTSKGETRYQAIVRLKGFPPQTATFNRKTDAKRWVTNTEAAIREGRHFKTTESKKHTLSDLIERYIKYVLPTKPKSQLKQAAQLRWWQSEIGYLTLSEVTPARLGEARDKLQRGRQPATVVRYMAALSHAFTIASNEWGWLEDNPLRKVRKPVEPRGRVRFLDEEERSRLLTACKQSDCESLYPVVVLALSTGMRQGEILSLEWPHVDLVRGYIYLSDTKNGERRTVPLVSHAKELVLNLSKIRRVDTKLLFPSTVKPQSPVAIRRPWGEALKAADIHDFRFHDLRHTAASYLAMNGASLAEIAEILGHKTLQMVKRYAHLSEQHTSRVLESMNRSMFNG, translated from the coding sequence ATGGCGACTATCCGAGAGCGAAAAACAAGCAAGGGTGAAACCCGCTATCAAGCCATAGTCCGCCTCAAGGGCTTTCCTCCCCAAACAGCCACATTCAATAGAAAGACTGATGCCAAAAGATGGGTTACCAATACCGAAGCAGCTATACGCGAAGGCAGGCACTTCAAAACTACGGAATCCAAAAAACACACGCTCAGCGATTTAATAGAACGCTACATAAAATACGTCTTACCCACAAAACCAAAGAGCCAGCTTAAACAAGCTGCTCAGTTACGATGGTGGCAATCTGAAATTGGCTACCTAACGCTTTCAGAAGTGACTCCAGCTCGCTTAGGCGAAGCAAGAGACAAACTTCAAAGGGGGCGTCAGCCAGCAACTGTGGTGAGGTATATGGCAGCCCTCTCTCACGCCTTCACAATTGCTTCAAACGAATGGGGATGGTTAGAAGACAACCCACTACGCAAGGTGCGGAAACCTGTAGAACCAAGAGGCCGAGTACGCTTCCTGGATGAAGAAGAACGCTCCAGACTGCTCACAGCCTGCAAACAATCTGACTGTGAATCACTGTACCCCGTAGTGGTACTGGCACTTTCAACAGGAATGAGACAAGGCGAAATCCTATCACTTGAATGGCCTCATGTAGACTTGGTTCGCGGCTACATCTACCTATCAGACACAAAAAACGGTGAGCGCCGCACAGTTCCACTGGTAAGCCATGCAAAAGAGCTTGTTCTTAACCTGTCAAAAATTCGCAGAGTCGATACAAAGCTACTGTTTCCCAGCACAGTGAAACCACAATCCCCAGTCGCCATACGAAGACCTTGGGGTGAAGCCCTCAAAGCAGCTGACATTCATGATTTCAGGTTCCACGATTTACGCCATACTGCCGCCAGCTACCTAGCTATGAACGGAGCATCTTTGGCTGAGATAGCTGAAATATTAGGTCATAAAACTCTCCAAATGGTGAAGCGTTACGCCCACCTTTCCGAGCAGCATACCAGCCGAGTTCTGGAGTCCATGAATAGGAGTATGTTTAATGGCTAA
- a CDS encoding glutathione S-transferase family protein, producing the protein MDLYFSYLSTYSQKVLIALYEKDVSFTPHLVDLSDPAAKEEYTKLYPFGKLPLLVRDDSRMIPESSIIVEFIDTHFEQEPILIPRDPELGRRARFMDRMCDLYLNDPVVSLIFESWKPENEQNRELISKSSERIGTMYRFMDDQLGSSQYLGGDTFSIADCSAIPVLFYANSFAPFGGFDNIFRYWEEVSMRPSFVRLKQEAEPYIQAVMGDR; encoded by the coding sequence ATGGATCTTTATTTTTCCTACCTCTCCACCTATTCGCAGAAAGTGCTTATCGCTCTTTATGAAAAGGATGTCTCGTTCACCCCGCACTTGGTGGACCTGAGCGATCCGGCCGCCAAAGAGGAATACACAAAGCTGTATCCCTTTGGCAAATTACCGCTACTGGTGCGGGATGACAGCCGCATGATCCCCGAATCCTCCATTATTGTGGAATTCATCGACACCCATTTCGAGCAGGAACCGATTCTTATCCCCCGTGATCCTGAGCTGGGCCGTCGCGCCCGTTTTATGGATCGCATGTGCGACCTGTATTTGAATGATCCCGTGGTGAGCCTGATTTTTGAAAGCTGGAAGCCGGAGAACGAACAAAACCGTGAATTGATCAGTAAAAGCAGCGAGCGAATCGGCACCATGTACCGCTTTATGGATGATCAGTTAGGCAGCTCCCAGTATCTGGGGGGTGACACCTTTAGCATCGCTGATTGCTCCGCCATACCCGTGCTGTTCTACGCCAACTCCTTTGCACCATTTGGTGGTTTTGACAATATTTTTCGCTATTGGGAAGAGGTTTCCATGCGGCCTTCGTTTGTGCGCTTGAAGCAGGAGGCGGAGCCTTATATTCAGGCCGTGATGGGAGACAGGTAG
- a CDS encoding alpha-hydroxy acid oxidase, with the protein MQQSELPKCASKPKLTSIPSDITCVADYEALAKDYIDTPVYEYIAGGSGNEQSLRANIEAFQSVQLVNRLLVDCSAGTTATQLLGQSFRHPVLLAPVAYQKLVHPLGELETARAAEALDTCMVTSTLSSCTLEEIAQAHQGNRWFQLYFQVDRAHTLDLVRRAEAAGYSALMVTLDASIQASNRRAKRAGFQFPTAVRPENLQRYQPPQQVTLSTDQSVIFQGAMAEAPGWSDLEWLLANTSLPVLVKGVLHPNDAKQLAAMGVSGVVVSNHGGRALDGVPSAVHVLPQIRAALGKDVTVLADGGVRSGYDVFKLLALGADAVMVGRPLLYGLAVAGALGVAHILRMLRDELEVCMALTGCPTLQEIDRQCLWHSEQETNQHAHRD; encoded by the coding sequence ATGCAGCAATCAGAATTGCCCAAGTGCGCATCAAAGCCCAAACTTACTTCCATTCCCTCTGACATTACCTGCGTTGCTGATTACGAAGCCCTGGCAAAAGACTATATCGACACGCCTGTGTATGAGTACATTGCCGGTGGCAGCGGTAATGAACAGTCCCTGCGTGCCAATATCGAAGCGTTTCAAAGCGTACAACTGGTAAACCGATTGTTAGTGGATTGTTCTGCCGGCACTACGGCGACACAACTGCTCGGCCAGTCTTTTCGGCATCCTGTTTTGTTGGCCCCAGTGGCCTATCAAAAGCTGGTGCATCCATTGGGCGAACTGGAAACGGCACGTGCAGCAGAAGCGCTGGATACCTGCATGGTGACCAGTACACTGTCATCCTGCACATTAGAAGAGATTGCCCAGGCTCATCAGGGCAATCGCTGGTTCCAGCTTTATTTTCAGGTAGATCGGGCGCATACCCTGGATTTGGTGCGCAGAGCCGAGGCCGCCGGTTATTCCGCGTTAATGGTTACCCTCGATGCATCGATACAAGCCAGTAACCGACGTGCCAAGCGGGCAGGGTTTCAATTCCCCACCGCCGTTCGGCCAGAGAATCTGCAACGCTACCAGCCACCCCAGCAAGTCACCCTCAGCACCGATCAAAGCGTTATATTTCAAGGCGCCATGGCCGAAGCGCCGGGTTGGTCAGATCTGGAATGGCTGCTGGCCAATACCTCACTGCCAGTGCTGGTGAAAGGGGTGCTGCATCCCAATGATGCCAAGCAACTGGCTGCCATGGGGGTGAGTGGCGTGGTGGTATCCAATCATGGTGGTCGTGCCCTGGATGGTGTGCCTTCGGCGGTTCACGTATTGCCTCAGATCCGGGCGGCGCTGGGTAAAGACGTTACCGTGTTAGCGGATGGCGGCGTGCGCTCTGGTTACGATGTGTTTAAATTGCTGGCATTGGGGGCGGATGCGGTCATGGTGGGGCGGCCGCTTCTGTACGGTCTTGCGGTGGCCGGAGCGCTGGGGGTGGCCCACATATTGAGAATGCTGCGGGATGAACTGGAAGTGTGCATGGCCTTAACCGGCTGCCCCACCCTTCAGGAAATCGACCGCCAATGTTTGTGGCATAGCGAACAGGAGACAAACCAACATGCTCATCGTGATTGA
- a CDS encoding energy transducer TonB, protein MKLTHWSLGFVIALLLHVALLLGVPEIEPFGTGSAQFEGRQGHEIGLGQLGAYRSREETTAPEPIQEPEPVAPEPEPVLKTVEMVAPPPEAVQVNTTEQPPEQEQVEEPKPEPETEPESILPPPTEEDVTDAKVKAEATQDAMREGTGTQQQHSGGGRSGNAKSYFAELMAWLEQHKDYPAELKKQKQQGVVVLTFSINKNGEVLTAKIKRSSGFPILDQAALDMLAKADPVPAIPDSMNRDRLLLSIPIEYSLNTH, encoded by the coding sequence ATGAAACTAACACATTGGAGCCTGGGCTTTGTTATAGCGCTGTTGCTGCATGTCGCATTGCTGCTTGGCGTGCCTGAGATAGAGCCATTTGGCACAGGTTCAGCGCAGTTCGAAGGGCGGCAAGGGCATGAAATTGGGCTGGGGCAGTTGGGCGCGTATCGGAGCCGAGAAGAAACCACTGCGCCGGAACCGATACAAGAGCCCGAGCCCGTGGCTCCTGAGCCAGAACCCGTACTGAAAACAGTAGAAATGGTTGCACCACCACCGGAGGCCGTTCAGGTCAATACCACTGAACAGCCTCCAGAACAAGAACAGGTTGAAGAGCCGAAGCCGGAACCGGAAACGGAGCCGGAATCGATTCTTCCGCCACCCACTGAGGAAGATGTAACAGACGCCAAGGTTAAAGCTGAGGCAACCCAAGACGCCATGCGAGAAGGCACCGGAACGCAGCAGCAACACAGCGGCGGTGGCAGGTCAGGCAATGCAAAGAGTTACTTTGCAGAGCTAATGGCTTGGCTTGAACAGCACAAGGACTACCCGGCAGAGCTTAAAAAACAAAAACAGCAAGGCGTGGTAGTGCTGACATTTTCCATCAACAAAAACGGAGAGGTTTTAACAGCCAAGATCAAAAGAAGTTCAGGTTTTCCAATCCTGGATCAAGCGGCTCTGGACATGTTAGCCAAGGCCGACCCAGTGCCAGCGATACCGGATTCCATGAATCGTGATCGACTGCTGTTAAGCATTCCAATCGAATACTCACTTAATACTCACTAA